The Setaria viridis chromosome 9, Setaria_viridis_v4.0, whole genome shotgun sequence sequence GCATAAAGGCGTCGCCCAACGGCATAAGTAATCAGGTAGTTGTTAAGGAACACAAATAAAATTATAATCACCACTTGCCCACTGCTTTGAGCATCAGCAGCAGACAACCATATCAAAATTGAAGTGATAAAGGAGAGCGAACTGCTAGTTTTTGCTAGTTCTGAGCAAGATTAAAGCAAAGGCCACGCTTCACCAATCTAAATTCGAGTAGACTGAGGGGAGGTGCCGCCGTACCTCCAAAGCGCTGCAGCTGAGGCGGCCGCGACCTGCGGCCCACAGCCAAGGTGAAGCCGCTGCTCCAGTTAAATCAGGGGCCCGGGCACGCTGCCCTCGGGCGCTCGAGGCGACCAGTGGAGTCCTGCAGCCTGCTGCCGCTCGCGAGCGGTGAAATGGCCCGACCCGCCGAGGGGGTGTGTTGGCAGGGGTAAGAAAGGAGGCACGGGGAGGAGGGGCGTCGTAGCATGGCGCGTGCGCGGCGCCGATGGGGAGCGACGCTGGCTGGCACAAGGGTTGGGAGCGCGCCGTGCCgtgcgggcggcgggcggcggcgcggtgcgaTCGCGTCCGGTCGGCAGCTTCGCGAGCGAGGCCGCCGACCGAGGGAGAACGACGCCTTGGAAGTTAGTTGGGATCTGGGCCGAAACCGTCACTGGCTGGGTTGGGCCTCGATGCTGTGTGCCGTTAGGAGGCTTATGGGGTTTGGTAGCCTGTGGGCTTGTGTGGGCTTGGTGCTTGCTTGTGGATCGATAGATTTGCATCGTGCTTCGCAAACGAAGGAAGGGTGAAAaaacttactccctccgttccaaattgtgcGTCATTCCAAGTTTCAAATTGTACGTTATTTCAagaattttaaaaaatcaaAGTATATCAAGTTTAACTAAttttatataataatataataatatttatgatgtcaactaagtatcattagatttctttatcaattatattttcatattatATCAATTTGATgttataaatctttatatttttctctataattttagtcaaatttaagatactttgactcttcaagattcttgaaatgacttacaatttggaacggagggagtatctgcAAATTGAGTATGGTATGAGTAGTATGACTAAAGAAATGAAGTGGGCTAGTGTGAACAGAatcttgcaaaaagaaaatttagCAGCAATCCTCACAACCATCAATGCTAATCAAACAACTTGTCAAATTGCTAGTAAAACAACTGTTGGTTGGTTAAACATGCAAGCAATCAATACCCGTCATGCCCACATCAACAGCCAATGGAGGAAGCTACAACCATAGTTTATTCCCTGAAACGAAACCTTTACGAGACAAACGAGACAATGTAAGAGCTACTGCAAATTCAACAGGTTGACTGAAGAAACAGCATAGGATAACATACAGGGTACACTTATTTACATGACATCCGGagttttttttagtttttcagTTTTTTTGTTTAATTGCAATTTCTGCAATGAAcattgtattgatttgttgggAGCGCAGCTTCCAACTTAGACTAAGGATCGGGATTGCCGAGTATAGCTTCGTCCCCAgagtcatcttcctcctcactaAGCTCCTCGTCACTGGACTTGTCTTCTGGGGTTATGCCAGCATCCTCTGGTTTGGCATACTTCTCACAGTATTCTGCAGAAACATGGGAGGGCAAGTTAGCACTGTAGTGTCAATGGGGCAGTAGTGACAGGCATAAGGCTAGTTGGCCAATAATGAACAAAGTAGTGCTCCAACATATGTCATACGAAATGCGATAAAGATAGAATATGCTTGTTGGCAGCATGATGCCACCAGACATAAAGAAACCCTGGCTGATATAGCACCAAACAACCATGTCACTAGAAGTCTCTGTCAGCATGCATACCAACAATTTGAGATAAGATCTAACATCAGGAATATAGAAATAAATTGTCCACTAACCCAGTAGTTGTCCAGCAGATAGGTAGTGCAAGCATTAACTTATTCAAGCAAGTGACTAATTTCAAGATCAGTATTTATCTTAGCAGGTGAACTTAACTCATTATAGTGTCATGGAACTGATAGAACTGGCAGCCATAGGAATAAATCATGTGCCATAGGTTTGTCGTCAGTTAGAGAACATAGCCTTGGTTTCACAGTTTCAAATGTATTAGATCATCCAACCAACCAGACAGACTTCATTAACTGGTTTAGGCAAGTAATCAGAGTGCGCGTTCATTTATTTATCTGATCCCAAACCCcatcaaataaaaaacaaaaaaaaaaaaactttctccTCAAACATGCAGGAGGGCTGCGTATCATTTCATTCAGAGAAAAGGTTTGATTTTCTATCTTCTGTATAACCACATACAAGGTTTTACCAGGTCTCTTCTGCAACAAATGATAAGTTAACTTGCGAGTCTGAAGATGAGGAGGGTTTGTTGCCATCTTGATTAAAGCCCCAAACCATCAAGAGAAATGAGCAATATTGTGTCTTCATTCTCTAGCGACACAGTATTATGTCCAACTCGTCTTGCTAGAAATCATCTTCTTTTGCATTCAGATCAATAGATCTAGCTCTTAACATTAGAATCATCTAGCCCACCCTTACACACAAATTTGCAGGActacgcccccccccccccccccccccccccttcagTACCTGAAACCACCACATGCGTGACAGGACAAGTCCACTGCTCTAGCTCAGGTACATGAAAAGAGAGCAGTATAGGAGGAAGCGTGCAacacaagaggaggaagaaccCACTGCAGCAAGCAACATCTATGGTGGAGTGGTAGGACTGCACAGGAGTTCCATGAGCTCACTGGCTCCAATGGTCCCTACTAGTGTCCTGTGATGCCTCTTACTCTTTTTGTTCAAACAACATCAATGCCAGAAGAAGAATTGAAAGGTACATTGGAGATAGGGTACAACAAGACTTGAGATCAAAGTAATTTGACTAGGATTTAGTAGAATTGGACAATTGGTAGCAGAGAAGTAATATGATGATAGACGTTGGTGATGTGCATTATATCAAGGGACATATTTTTAGTAGCAAGTTTGAAGTTCAAGCACCAATTCCTCAGACAATGCAATACATGCCCTCTTATGTTTTCTGTTCAAGACAAGTAACTGTTTGTGCTCCTATCTTTTCTCAAACTTGATAATTGTTATTAGAATGTCCTCTTAGCAATATGACTCGTGGCGTTAAGTTTTGGACGGCTTAGTAGACAATTAGTTCGGGTGCAACTACTATTCATTGTTTTTGTTGCAGTGTAACTGGAACATGTTAGGTTTGAGAGAAGAGTTAACTAACGCATGCATGCATTACGGGAAAACGATCAGAACTTTTCATGTTGATTTGTTGCATATACGGGCCAGGTTGCAAGAGAACATCCTAGTGTGGGTTTACACTCCATAAGTAAATATTTCAAGGTTGCAATGCATATTGCAAAAAAGCTGAGTTTGTAGTAGAACATAACAGACAGACAGACCTGGTGATGATTTTTCAATCAAACATAATCTTAGAACTATAGACTATGTACCAAAAACAATCAGGGATTTTGCTGAATCACATTACCTTTCACTTTCTGTTCATAAGCAGGACGGTCACGCATCATCAATGCTGCAGCCTCCCCATTTAATGGATCAGAAGGATTGGGATAGAGTAGAAGCTGTGGAAGAAATACTTCAAAAACATTTACTAAATCTGCAAAAGGGGAATGTGAAGAAAAGAGGAAGTTCAGGTTATAGTTGCTACAATAGGAAGTGCTCATAATGACACTGGAATGGAAGGGACTATCTAACCAAACATTGGGCTCCATGTCTGGTTTATGACATCCAAACAGACAGAACCAGACCTGCATTTTTAAAGCAAACAAGAGCAGGTCAGGAAATGCTAGTCCCACGAGCTTCAATTgcaatgaagaaggtggttcAAGATCAAAGTACTCACATTTCATCAACATTCGGGTGATAAAtcttgttgatgaagccgatgGATGGGGATTTGTAAGGATATGCATCAGGTAATTCTACCCTAACCTTCCAGACGCCGCCTTGATAGATACCTACCAAATTGGGCACAAATTCATTAGGCAACGCAGCTTCTCAAATCAGAATAGCCTACTAAAAATTCACTGTAACAAGAGGATGCTTCAGGTCAACTGAACAACTGAGCAATCAACCCAGCATAAAGCTAAATCAGTAGTTGCCCAAGTGATCAACAGGGGAAATTCACGGTTTTACTTCATATTCGCTTCCTCTAACTAAATCTAGATCAGGAACTGGGACGCGGATCACCAGCCCAAGAGGCAGGAAGTCAGGTAGGAGAGGAAGCGGGTTGCAAAAGAGGGCTCGTACTTTCTGTCGGCCCCTTGAATTCGACGAAGAATTCCTGCATCCCGTCGTTCACCATCTCCACCTTGTAGTCGCTCATCATCCTGCAACGCCAACCCAAGAGCGCCCCCAAGAAAGGCCAGATCAAAAACACAAACAAACAGAACCCATCAAGGTGAAATTGAAAGACGAATTAGAGCTCCAAGATCCTCACAGCTTCATGAGGTCCATCTCGCGGCGCTTGCTTGGTGACGACATCTCGGAAAGCGGAGGTGAACAAGAAGCGCCCCCCTCTCCTCGCCCTCTGGAGTCCGGAGACGCGGCTCCTGCCTTCGGGATAAGAGGGAGAAAGGGATTGCGCAGCCCTGTACGGTGCGTCCGCGTCGCCGTGCGCCCCTCCCCCCACAGCACGAGATTTATTTTATTGTTGCGGCCGCCGGGCCGAGACCGGGAGGGCCGTGGGAGGGCGAGCGGGCGGGACAAGGAGATGCGGGGAGGAAAGGGACAAAGCGAAGCAAGAGAGAGGGAAACAGGAGATGATGGGAGAGGAGGATTAGGGACGCAAGCGCAATCAATCACGCAAATGGCTTCCGGGTGACGCAGAGCACGTCGACTAATCTCGATCCTCTCCCTAATCACGCCTTCTTCCCCGTGATCCAACCGCgtcttctttttctcttttactAGTATTATCTGGCcccttatttttctttttgctctaGAATTGTGCTCTGCCtgcgtgaggaggaggaggaggaggagggtttgTTAATGGAGGCGGCGAGATCTGGCTGGCGCCGGTTATGATTTGCCTCTGCTCTCTTCTCGTGGTTTCTGTGTGGGGCTCGGACTCGGGCCGGCCGAAACCGCCGCCTGCTTTGCTTCGGCGGCCGGTGACTGACAGAGGCGTGTGCTGGCAACTTTTCCCGGGCCCCGACGCGAGCGCGTGGCACCCCAGCAATGGACGGACGCCTCTCGTCAAGGTGCTCGGCGGTTATTAGCACAAAGCACGTGCATCGCCAACGGATAATGTGCCAAATATACAGCGGAATGAAATTGTACTTGCATCTACTGGGAATGCGTAAGACTTGCAggaactttttttttcgaatAGACTTGCAGGAATTTTTGGGAATAAGTCAGTTCATGTACATAGcaggagaaaagaaaagtgcCGGTGTTCCTCACAAATTGCAAATTGCTATGCTTGTTTCTGGTCGAGGTGGTGGCAATGCCTCTTGAATGGTTTTACCAAACAATTATTTAGCTCtttcgcaaaaaagaaaaaaatgttattTAGCTTTTGCGGTGCCGACACCAACTGGCCCACTCGCCAACACTACTATCTACCCATACTCCTTGATTGTTTTTTGACCTTTCTCCTGAGATACAAAATTTCGAGTGCAACATTCGTTTAATTTCTTCCAACCGAAACTTTCGAGAGCCACCAATTAGAAAAATGCAGAGAatcaaaacaagatccaacatTTAATTAGAGCTTTACCAATTACCACTTTTATTTAACTAACTTTGTATACATCTACTATCATTCAAGCGTTTGAGAGTGTTTTTCAAACGCCATGGTATGAACTTGGCTTGCTAAGGTTATGAAAGCAGAGTTATTGAGGTGGAGCCTCGCCATGACCTTAGATGAGGCTTCGCACGTAGCATGCTTGCTTGAACGACGGAGGTGGACGCAGCTGTGGTGTAGCAAGACGGCGGGACGCCATTAGACATGGGAGAGACAAAGGATGACCAATAGGCACGAAAAGAGTGGGAGCAGGAGGAGATATACTGGTACAATTGGTTTGGGCGTCGCCAAGAATGGGAGGAGGTTGGTAGGAGGCAAGGGAGTATCTCGCAGTCGCGTGTGGAGGGAATTGCATTGGATCGGaacaaagttgaagaaaaaaatatatataatattctATTTTCTCGGATTCATATCGGAACGGTAAGATTGATTGGCTAAGAGATGAAAAAATTAAGATACTTAATTATAGCATCACCTAACTTTTTATCAAGATAATTAAACGACCAACTTGTTATTATAGGATCCCAGGAAGTCTTTTTCTTGACATAAACATGCTCACCGTCGGAAGCACCGGTTTAAGTTACTGCATATGTAGCCTCCCTAAACACTAATTCCACTCGGTGTATGGATAAGAAACCATAAGATCAGTGTGGCA is a genomic window containing:
- the LOC117839599 gene encoding ubiquitin-conjugating enzyme E2-23 kDa; the protein is MSSPSKRREMDLMKLMMSDYKVEMVNDGMQEFFVEFKGPTESIYQGGVWKVRVELPDAYPYKSPSIGFINKIYHPNVDEMSGSVCLDVINQTWSPMFDLVNVFEVFLPQLLLYPNPSDPLNGEAAALMMRDRPAYEQKVKEYCEKYAKPEDAGITPEDKSSDEELSEEEDDSGDEAILGNPDP